The Anabaena sp. PCC 7108 region TCAAAAATTAAAATAGGAATCAACATATATCTTAATATTACTTCATACTTGTAAACTTATACTAACACCCTTTTGGGAAACTTTGTCTAGCCTCGGATAGATGTAGTTGATTCCTATAAATTTCCTCATCAGGGTAATCGCACGGAAACGGATCGGTCGTGCAAATAATTTTTGATTTGGGCGACGCTTAATTGCCCAAAATGTAACAGAGATGCCAATAATGCTGCTTCGGCTTTACCTGCTGTCAAAGCCTCATGGATATGTTCACAATTGCCAGCGCCACCAGAAGCAATAACAGGAACTTCTACCGCTTGTGCGATCGCTCGCGTTAACTCTAGGTCATAACCGGCTTGAGTACCATCGGCATCCATACTCGTCACTAACAATTCACCTGCCCCCCGCTTTACAACTTCTTGCGCCCACAGTAAGGCATCTTTACCCGTATTTTCTCGGCCACCACGAACGTACACATCCCAACCTGGATTAGTGGGGTCAACTCTGCGCCTAGCATCAATAGCAACAACTATGCACTGATTACCAAAGCGATCGCTTGCCCGATCAATCAAATCTGGGTTGCGGACTGCCGCAGAATTAATACTAACCTTGTCAGCCCCTGCTCTTAACAAACCTTTAACATTTTCTAAGGTTTGGATACCACCACCCACAGTTAAGGGAATAAAGACCTGTTCAGCAGTCCGGTAAACCACATCAATAATCGTATCCCGGTCTTCATGAGTGGCCGTAATATCCAGAAACACTAACTCATCAGCACCAGCTTCGTTATAAACCTTGGCCAGTTCTACGGGATCACCTGCATCCTTAAGATCAATAAAGTTAACTCCTTTAACAACCCGTCCCGCCTTGACATCCAAGCAAGGTAAAATTCTTTTAGATAACATAATGACTTTCGTTCTCCAGGTAATTGCCGGAATTTAAATTCTAAATTGCCTTGCGTATTTCCAACCGAAAATTTTTGAGCCAATGGGCGCATTCTCAAATCTAAAATCCCCAATAGCTGAATTATGGCGATAATCTCCTCCAAAAAAAGCGGACAAGAACCCAACGGACAACCAAAGCAGCAGCGGGACTCACCAAAAGCACGTTCTGGGCAAAAAACGGCATCCTCAGAAGAGAATCTTTTAGTCCCAGAAGCAGCTATTGATGAAGAAGGTAAGCAAGAAGAGAGTATTCGACCCCAGCAATTTGCTGATTACATTGGCCAAAAAGACTTAAAGGATGTTTTAGATATTGCCATTAAAGCTGCTAAGTCTAGGGCTGAAGTACTGGATCACCTATTGCTATATGGTCCGCCAGGTTTGGGTAAAACCACAATGGCGATGATTCTAGCATCAGAAATGGGAGTAAATTGCAAAATTACCAGCGCCCCAGCTTTAGAACGTCCACGGGATATAGTTGGATTACTAGTGAATCTCAAAGCCGGAGATGTGCTGTTTATTGATGAAATTCATCGGCTTTCGCGGATGACAGAGGAAATTCTTTATCCAGCAATGGAAGATTATCGCTTAGATATTACAGTCGGTAAGGGTTCTGGCGCTAGGATTAGAAGTATACCCCTGGTTAAGTTTACTTTGGTGGGAGCAACCACCCGTGTCGGTGCGCTAACATCACCTTTGCGCGATCGCTTTGGCTTAATTCAAAAACTGCGATTTTATGAAATTGACGAACTTAGTCAAATTGTCCTTCGCACTGCTGAATTATTAAAAACCCCAGTCAATTTAGAGGGTGCTAAAGAAATTGCCAAACGTTCCAGAGGAACTCCCAGAATTGCAAATAGATTACTAAAGCGAGTCCGTGATTATGCTGAAGTAAAACTCTCAGGAGAAATTACAGAACTTGTTGCAGCTGAAGCTTTGCAACTATTTCAAGTAGATCCCTGTGGTTTAGATTGGACAGATAGAAAAATGCTAACTGTAATTATTGAAAACTTTAATGGTGGACCAGTAGGATTAGAAACTATTGCTGCGTCCACTGGAGAAGATACCCAAACCATTGAAGAAGTTTATGAACCATATTTAATGCAAATTGGTTATTTAAGCCGCACTCCTCGCGGTAGAGTTGCCACGACAGCAGCATATAAACACATGGGATTTAAACCGCCCAATGAGTAATTAGTCATGTTAACAATTCACCGATTCTGAGAGGAAAATGAAATACTACGTAATTTATGATGGTCAGTGTAATCTTTGTGTTAATTCAGTGCAGTTACTAGAAACTATAGATCAGGGAAAACTATTTAATTATGTTCCCATGCAAGATCAGCAAACATTACATAAATGGGGAATTACCCCCCAAGATTGTGAACAGGGAATGATTTTAATTGATGAGAATCTTTCACAACGTTGGCAGGGTAGTAACGCCATTGAAGAAATTGGACGTTTGTTGCCTACTGCGGGTTTTGTCGATATTTATCGTGGTTTACCCGGTATGAAATGGCTGGGTGATAAATTCTATGAACAAATCCGCGATCATCGTTATACTCTATTCGGTAAACGTGATACTTATCAATCTATTTATTGTGTTGATGGTAGTTGCAATGCGGGAAATAAACAACAATAACTTTAACCAAGATAAGGATACTGTGATGGTTGAATTTTCAATAATTCCATCCAGTATCTTATCGCATTCTGTTTAGTAGTTTCCATATCGCGTTGTTTGTGAACTCTGCCTATTTCCATCAAAAAATATGTAAGTTTAATGGCTGTAAATAAATGAATAAACCCCACAGCTTTTAAATTTTGTAAAAATAAATGTTGAATAATTTGTAATTTTTGCTTATGCCGAAAATGCAGCCACCATTGCATTTGATGGATAGCAATACTATGCTGATAATTTAAAATAGTTTCTACTTCAGTTAATTTATCTTTAACTTGCTCATAATACTGCATTTCTTGATGATAATCACCAGCTTTATAAGCTAAATCAGCATCATCAGCTAATTGATAGGCTTGACTAATTAACTGACCTGCGATTTCCGCTTGTTTTTCACTATAACCAAGTTTCATATAGATACCAGCGGCTGCTAATGCTAATTCTGTAAACTCCTCAGCATCGTGTAACCAATATATCTGTGCTTGTAGTTCTCCCAACATAACAGCTAAACTCTGATTCATGGTTTCCTCTAAAAATTTCTCGGTGATCAAATCTCCTCAAATCATCTGATGCTCACGTATTAATTTACCATTTGCCTGTTCTTTAATCCATTGAAAGGAAACCAGATTAAGTAAAAGACCAATCATAAATAACAAAATCATCAAAGCGATTTGATACCAAGCAATAGGTTTTACCAACAAATCAGCAACTAGATGGAAAAAATTCATCACTGAATAGAAAACTGTAACGCCAAACTGAAGCTTTCGATAACGGTTTGAGTCGCTGAAGAGAGTCGCAATCATGATAATCATAGGCACAGCAAAAAAGCCCAGCATTAACCACAGAATCCAGGCAATACTCCCTGTTCCATGAGTGTCAGAAGTAGCAATGTTTTGGTTATGAAACAGCGGCATTAAACCAAGCTGGGTATGAAACAGAATCCCTAGCAAAAACACAGTCCACAGTATGATGATTTTCTGGCGATGACTCACAGCCATAGTTATCCTACTCTTATATTTAGAGGCTTTTGCTTTTCTCTATCATAAGCAAACAACTTGAGGTAGTTCATTTAATCAGCGCTTTTACCAAACTGCTGCAACAATTCTTGACATAGAAGTTCTATGATTATGTATGAATGGTACTACTCAAATTATTTATGCGGTTAAATCTTTCTTGCTGTACCTCATATCATGTCCGGTTAAAGACTTATCATTAAAGAACCGCAAATAAATGCTATGACGCGAAGAGTTTTTCTGATTAGCAATTAGGCAGATTGGATATTAGTTATAATTCCCATCTTCGTGTCAATATCTAGTAAATTTATTTCCCCCTGCGGTTCCTCTTTAACCGGAGATGATATTTGAATGGGGTTTTACCTGCATAGCCAAGCTATGAGGTAATCATTACAATATATTAACATGGAAGTCTTTGGAGCGAAATTTGTGGTAACTAATCCCCCTCGTACTCAACCTAGTGATAACAAAATTTCGGCTACAAATAGTCAGAAATTAAGTGATTTCACACAAAGACACATAGGTATTCACCCTAATGATATTCAGCAAATGCTGGAAGTATTAGGTTTGAATAGTCTTGATGACTTAATTGATAAGACAGTACCCCAAGGAATTCGCTTTAACAAAACCCTACAATTACCACCAGCACAAAGCGAATATGCTGCACTAGCCAAATTAAAACAGATAGCCGATAAAAACCAAGTTTATCGCTCATTTATTGGCATGGGTTATTATGATTGTATTACCCCCGCAGTCATTCAACGCAATATCTTAGAAAATCCCGGTTGGTATACAGCATACACACCATATCAACCAGAAATTGCCCAAGGACGTTTGGAAGCATTGCTAAATTTCCAAACGATGATTATTGATTTGACGGGGTTAGAAATTGCTAACGCTTCTTTACTTGATGAAGCGACAGCAGCCGCAGAAGCAATGACTATGAGTTATGGCGTTTGTAAAAACAAATCACATAACTATTTTGTCTCCCATGAATGTCATCCTCAAACCATTGATGTTTTGCAAACACGCGCAAAACCTCTAGGCATAAACATCATTATCGGTGATCATCAAACCTTTGATTTTTCCGAAACTATCTTTGGTGCAGTTCTGCAATATCCCGCAACTGACGGTACAATTTACGACTACTGCGATTTTATCACAAAGTCCCATGCTCAGGGTGCATTGGTGACAATAGCCGCAGATCCGTTAAGCTTAACATTACTCACACCCCCTGGTGAATTAGGGGCTGATATTGCAATAGGAAGTACCCAACGCTTCGGTATTCCCTTGGGCTTTGGGGGACCACACGCTGCTTATTTTGCTACGAAGGAAGAGTATAAACGGCTCGTTCCAGGGCGAATTGTGGGAGTATCAAAAGATATTCACGGTAAACCTGCGTACCGTCTAGCTTTGCAAACCCGTGAACAACACATCCGCAGAGATAAAGCCACCAGCAATATTTGTACAGCGCAGGTATTATTGGCAGTGATGGCGAGTATGTATGCAGTCTATCATGGATCAGATGGACTGAGAGGAATTGCTCAAAATATCCATGAACTTACCGCAACTTTAGCAACTGGACTGAAAAAGTTAGGTTACAAAATCACTTCTGAAAACTTCTTTGATACCTTGCGGGTAGAATTAGGAAATACCAAATTAGAAGCAATTCTCGACGCTGCAAATGAGAGAAATATCAATTTACGCATTTTTGATAATTCAACTGTGGGTATTTCCTTAGATGAAACTACCACCGAAACAGATTTAATTGACCTTTGGCAAATTTTTGCACTAAAAGATCAATTACCTTTTACTGTGGAAGAATTACCAATTTCTCATTCTCAATTATCAAGAACAAGTAAATATCTCACCCATCCAGTTTTTAACCGTTATCATTCTGAAACTGAGTTATTACGTTATTTACATCAATTAGAAAGGAAGGATTTATCATTAACAACTTCAATGATTCCCTTGGGTTCTTGCACCATGAAGTTAAACGCAACTTCGGAAATGATTCCGGTAACATGGGCAGAATTTGGGAAAATACATCCTTTTGCACCAATTTCCCAAACTAGAGGTTATCAAATCCTGTTCCAACAATTAGAAGCATGGTTAGGAGAAATTACAGGTTTTGCGGGAATTTCCTTACAACCAAATGCAGGTTCTCAAGGTGAATATTCAGGACTTTTGGTAATTCATGAATATCATCAAAGTCGCGGAGAAGGACACAGAAATATTTGTTTAATTCCTCAATCTGCACATGGAACAAATCCCGCAAGTGCGGTAATGTGTGGAATGAAAGTTGTGGGAATTGCTTGTGATGATCAAGGTAATATTGATGTTGATGATTTAAAAGCCAAAGCCGAAAAACATAGTCATGAATTATCAGCTTTAATGGTGACATATCCATCAACTCATGGGGTATTTGAAGAAGCAATTCAAGAAATTTGTGCGGTAATTCATAGTCACGGTGGACAAGTTTACATGGACGGTGCTAATATGAATGCCCAAGTAGGTATTTGTCGTCCTGGTGATATTGGTGCAGATGTCTGTCATTTGAATTTACACAAAACTTTCTGTATTCCTCATGGTGGTGGTGGTCCCGGTATGGGTCCTATTGGTGTCGCTTCCCACCTTGTGCCGTTTTTACCTGGACATTTTGTGACGACAATACAGGAAAATAATCCAAAATCCAAAATCCAAAATCCAAAATTCACTGGTGCTGTTTCTGCTGCACCTTGGGGTAGTGCAAGTATCCTAGTGATTTCTTGGATGTATATTATCATGATGGGTGCAGATGGGTTGACGGAAGCAACCAAAATTGCCATTTTGAATGCTAATTACATCGCTAAGAAATTAGAGTCATATTATCCGGTTTTGTATCAGGGAAAAAATGGTTTAGTGGCACATGAATGTATTTTAGATTTGCGAAGTTTGAAGAAATCAGCGCAGATTGAAATTGATGATGTTGCGAAGCGGTTAATGGATTATGGTTTTCATGCACCTACTGTTTCTTGGCCTGTTGGTGGAACAATTATGGTAGAACCAACGGAAAGTGAATCTAAACAGGAATTAGATAGATTTTGTGATGCTTTGATTGCGATTCGTGAGGAAGTTGCGGCAATTGAATCTGGTAAAATGGACATTCATGATAATCTTTTGAAAAATGCTCCTCACACTGCGGAAAGTTTGATTGTTGGTGAATGGAATCATCCCTATTCTCGTGAACAAGCTGCTTATCCTGCACCTTGGAATAAGGAATATAAGTTCTGGCCAAGTGTGGGGAGAATTGACGCGGCTTTTGGGGATAGGAATTTTGTTTGTTCTTGTTTACCAATGGAGGCTTATAGTTAGTTAATTGTAGGGTGCGTTAATGAAATGTAACGCACCCTATGGACCAGTTTCCAATATACAATGAAACTATATTTGGATATTTTCCATTTTTCATATCTTCCAATAATTTGTTATATTCGTTATTATTTATTGAATATCCAGAATTATGACTCCATATTCACCTAAAACACCCATTGAGTTTCTCAAATACTGTTCATTGTATAATCCAATGATTGATGTGAATGAACAAGTTATTAGAAATGTCACTAATCTTCAGCTAGATAGAGAAAGTTGGTCTGAAGGAATTGAAGGTCAAATACTTATGAATGAATTATGTTTATCTTCAGAAAAGATACAAACTTTCTTTAGATGTGGAGTTAATGTAAAGCCATACAAAAAATACAAACCCGTTACCCTCAAACAAGTAAACACTTTAGAACCAGAAAATCAGTATTTTGAAACTTTGATATATATTTACTACGAATTAGTAGATACTAGCTTTCAATGGCTATCCATTAAATTAATGCAAAATAGTACATTGAGATTCAAGAGATTAGGCTGTTACCGCCAATTTTGGGGAGTAGGTAAATCCATTAGCGATGCTGATAATCAGTTAATGAATGATTATCATAATTACCTTCAAGAAAGAGATGAAAAAATACTTTGGTGTTTAACTAAAGGTATTCCTATCAATTGTGATGATTTTATAAATCTTCTAAAAAATAAAAATTTAGATGTTCATGAAAAGAAAGTTAAAATTAAATACCAATCTGACCAGGCTGGCATAACTTCTGCATCATATTCAATTATATATCATGGAAATGAAGTTCATTATCAAGTAAAAGTTGATTTAGAAGATTTGGATGTTGAATGGAGTATTGAAAGATACATTCCAGTAGAAATTTATGTTTCTGCGGAAACTTTTGAAGAAGCTATTCAGTTATACGATGAAGAATATAATAGCTTACGAGCAGACCCAGAAGAATGGGCAAAAGCTGTAAAAACAACTGAACTTAAAATAGAAAGAGAAGAGAGAGAAATGTTTGAGGCTGAACGAAAAGAGGGGCAAGCAACTTATAACTGGCTAGTTTCAGAGTTTGGTGATGATATTTTTCCAGATAGGGATTAAATCGAGATTTAGAATTTTATCAAGGTGACTAGATACCCGACTTCTTTTTTAATCTTCTAAATGAATTATAGACTAATGTGAGAAGTCGTGGATCTGAATTTTCAAGCAAATCAAACGTATCTCTGTTTACTCTATATCAGAAATACGATTGCTGCTCATTATGCCTTTAATAATTTTAAAAAATGCTCACCAATTTGATTTGGATGATAGATGTCTTCAACATAACCTTCAGCACGAATTAGTCCAACAGCATAAAGAGACTGACAAGTTTCATTGTCAAGGAAAGTAGAGAAGGGTTTACCACATGATGGCTCATATTCATTTGATTTTGAGTAATATTTTTCTAAATTCTTTAGGTCATCAATAAAAGCTCGGTCTATGATGTGCGCTAGTTTTGAAAAAGTGATATAGTCTATCTCACCTTTCATGTACCCTGCAAATATCTTTCCTAGTATTAATGACTTCTCAAAATCTTCATGACGATCCAGTAAAAGTATCAAAGTTTCACCAACTTTCTGAGACAATTCTTGATCATTGCTGATGTCATTTTTAAATTTTTCCCTGTCCTCTTCAGAAACTGTTGCTGTTCCATAAAGGAAATTTGCAATCTTTTTCATGAAAATGCGATCACGCATGGTAATAAATGCACCATGACCTTTGATGAACCATCCAAAAATCGGTATTTCCTTTAAAAATCCGTCTTCTTGATTTGAAACCATATCGAAAGCAATATCACTAAATTCCGTCACAATCTCAGTCATCTTAGATGTTGATAAAGACTCAACTAGCGATTTTGCGATATTGTTACTAGGCTTTTTTTGATTTTCCATAATAAATGCACTCACTCACCAAAACTTACTTCTAATATCGCAATTCACAAATTTATATCATTTATTAATCACATAAATGATAATACAATATTATATAAAATTTTAAGTGCTATCGCTGATATTGTCAATTCGGTTCAGTAGGAGCTTAGATTAAGGAACGCAACCCAACATAATGAAAATATCTGATTCATATTTTTTGTCAGAATCAGGATATCCAGGATTTTAGGATTTACAGGATTGTTATTTGTAAGTTGTTGGTGGGATGCTGAAATTTTAATTGTCTGAATCAGGATGTCAAGGATTAAAGGATGTACAGGATTGTTATTGATGAATTGTCTGTGAAGATTTGAAGATTATAAAATCCAGTTACAGTAATAGTCAAGAATTAACAGGGGATAATTTAACTGATAACTTATCTATCATCCCAAAATCTCTATATTTTATAGACAATCAAACAACCACATCCTGCAAATCCTCTAATCCTGGTTATCCTGATTCAGACAAAAAAATCCTCAAATCCCCATAGACAATCAAACAACAACATCCTGTAAATCCTCTAATCCTGGTTATCCTGATATGGCTTTCGCCACGCTTCGCTATCAGACAGATTGTGATTGATAAATTATCTGTGAATATTTGAAGATTATAAAATACAGTTACAGTAATAGTCAAAAACTAACAACGGATAATTTAACTGATAACTTATCTATCATCTCAAAATCTATATATTTTATAGACAATCAAACAACAACATCCTGTAAATCCTCTAATCCTGGACATCCTGATTCAGACAAATTAAACATGAAATCTAGGATTAAAAACCTTCTTATATTACAACTTCAACGCACCAAAATTAATCAATAATCCCACAGGAAAATTATAAGCTACCAAATAATTTTTAGCTTGCGCTAAATGAACATCTTCTAAAGAGATAACCGCTTTTAACTCCACCACAACCTGATTTTCAACTATAAAATCCGCCCTTCGTGTTCCTACTTCAATTCCCTCATAATAAATTACTTGTTCTACCTCCCTTCCAAAACCTAAACCTGATTTTTTGAGTTCAATTTCCATACATCTTTGATAAATAACCTCCTGAAAACCATTTCCCAAAGTTCTGTGTATTTTCATTGCACAGCCATTAATTATATATGTAATTTCGTCTAATTTGAGATTTTGGGTATTAGATGTGTTCATGGATTTTCAGGATTGTAATTTGTAAGTTGTTGGTGGGATGCTGAAATTGTAATTGTCAGAATCAGGATATCCAGAATTTTAGGATGTACAGGATTGTTATTGATTAATTGTCTGTGAAGATTTGAAGATTATAAAATACAGTTACAGCAACAGTCAACAAATAATTTAACGGATAATTTATTATCTAACATCCTAAAATCTGTACTTCCTCATAGACAATCAAACAATAACATCTCGT contains the following coding sequences:
- the hisF gene encoding imidazole glycerol phosphate synthase subunit HisF, producing the protein MLSKRILPCLDVKAGRVVKGVNFIDLKDAGDPVELAKVYNEAGADELVFLDITATHEDRDTIIDVVYRTAEQVFIPLTVGGGIQTLENVKGLLRAGADKVSINSAAVRNPDLIDRASDRFGNQCIVVAIDARRRVDPTNPGWDVYVRGGRENTGKDALLWAQEVVKRGAGELLVTSMDADGTQAGYDLELTRAIAQAVEVPVIASGGAGNCEHIHEALTAGKAEAALLASLLHFGQLSVAQIKNYLHDRSVSVRLP
- a CDS encoding GxxExxY protein — protein: MNTSNTQNLKLDEITYIINGCAMKIHRTLGNGFQEVIYQRCMEIELKKSGLGFGREVEQVIYYEGIEVGTRRADFIVENQVVVELKAVISLEDVHLAQAKNYLVAYNFPVGLLINFGALKL
- the gcvP gene encoding aminomethyl-transferring glycine dehydrogenase, with product MVTNPPRTQPSDNKISATNSQKLSDFTQRHIGIHPNDIQQMLEVLGLNSLDDLIDKTVPQGIRFNKTLQLPPAQSEYAALAKLKQIADKNQVYRSFIGMGYYDCITPAVIQRNILENPGWYTAYTPYQPEIAQGRLEALLNFQTMIIDLTGLEIANASLLDEATAAAEAMTMSYGVCKNKSHNYFVSHECHPQTIDVLQTRAKPLGINIIIGDHQTFDFSETIFGAVLQYPATDGTIYDYCDFITKSHAQGALVTIAADPLSLTLLTPPGELGADIAIGSTQRFGIPLGFGGPHAAYFATKEEYKRLVPGRIVGVSKDIHGKPAYRLALQTREQHIRRDKATSNICTAQVLLAVMASMYAVYHGSDGLRGIAQNIHELTATLATGLKKLGYKITSENFFDTLRVELGNTKLEAILDAANERNINLRIFDNSTVGISLDETTTETDLIDLWQIFALKDQLPFTVEELPISHSQLSRTSKYLTHPVFNRYHSETELLRYLHQLERKDLSLTTSMIPLGSCTMKLNATSEMIPVTWAEFGKIHPFAPISQTRGYQILFQQLEAWLGEITGFAGISLQPNAGSQGEYSGLLVIHEYHQSRGEGHRNICLIPQSAHGTNPASAVMCGMKVVGIACDDQGNIDVDDLKAKAEKHSHELSALMVTYPSTHGVFEEAIQEICAVIHSHGGQVYMDGANMNAQVGICRPGDIGADVCHLNLHKTFCIPHGGGGPGMGPIGVASHLVPFLPGHFVTTIQENNPKSKIQNPKFTGAVSAAPWGSASILVISWMYIIMMGADGLTEATKIAILNANYIAKKLESYYPVLYQGKNGLVAHECILDLRSLKKSAQIEIDDVAKRLMDYGFHAPTVSWPVGGTIMVEPTESESKQELDRFCDALIAIREEVAAIESGKMDIHDNLLKNAPHTAESLIVGEWNHPYSREQAAYPAPWNKEYKFWPSVGRIDAAFGDRNFVCSCLPMEAYS
- a CDS encoding thiol-disulfide oxidoreductase DCC family protein — its product is MKYYVIYDGQCNLCVNSVQLLETIDQGKLFNYVPMQDQQTLHKWGITPQDCEQGMILIDENLSQRWQGSNAIEEIGRLLPTAGFVDIYRGLPGMKWLGDKFYEQIRDHRYTLFGKRDTYQSIYCVDGSCNAGNKQQ
- the ruvB gene encoding Holliday junction branch migration DNA helicase RuvB: MAIISSKKSGQEPNGQPKQQRDSPKARSGQKTASSEENLLVPEAAIDEEGKQEESIRPQQFADYIGQKDLKDVLDIAIKAAKSRAEVLDHLLLYGPPGLGKTTMAMILASEMGVNCKITSAPALERPRDIVGLLVNLKAGDVLFIDEIHRLSRMTEEILYPAMEDYRLDITVGKGSGARIRSIPLVKFTLVGATTRVGALTSPLRDRFGLIQKLRFYEIDELSQIVLRTAELLKTPVNLEGAKEIAKRSRGTPRIANRLLKRVRDYAEVKLSGEITELVAAEALQLFQVDPCGLDWTDRKMLTVIIENFNGGPVGLETIAASTGEDTQTIEEVYEPYLMQIGYLSRTPRGRVATTAAYKHMGFKPPNE